The Actinomycetes bacterium genome segment GGTCAGGTGGGCAGGATCGAGCGCAGGTGGTCCACGGCGTGCTCGCGGTGGGCGTCGAGCAGCCGGACCACCTCCTCCACGTCCCGGCGCCGCACTGCGTCGAGCACCGCCCGGTGCTCGGCGTTCACGGCGTCCCGGTTCGCGCCGTCGCCGTAGTAGACCGAGCGGTAGGTGTCGGTCGCGTCCCACAGCACCCGGACCAGTCGGGCCAGCCGCGGCATCCGGGCCGCCTCGACCAGGCCGAAGTGCAGCCGCCGGTTCGCAGCCGTCATGGCGGTCAGGTCCCCGCGCGCCGCGGCCGCCTCGCAGTCGGCCACCGCCTCCGCGGCCCGCTCGACGTCCTCCTCGCTCAGCCGGGGCACGCCGACCCGCACCGCCTCCGACTCCAGCAGGGCGCGGATCCGGTACACCTCGATCAAGTCGGTGACCGACAGCTCGGTCACGAAGTAGCCGCGGTGCGGCTCGTAGGTGACCTGCCCCTCTCCCTCGAGGATCTTCAGCGCCTCCCGCAGCGGCACCCGGGAGACTCCATACGCCTCGGCCAGCGCCTCTTGTCGGATCTGCTGGCCAGGTGCCAGCTCCCCCGTCACGATGGCCCGGCGCAGCGCCTCGAGCACGGCCTCCTGGGCGGTGGGCGGACGCTGGAAGTCCTCAGCCGAGTGGACGCTCATCGAAACTCCCTCAGCACCTCGTCGGTGTGGGCACCCAGTGCCGGGGGCGGCAGCAGGTAGCGCACCGGGGTTGCCGACAGCCCGATCGGGTCGGCCACGGTCGGGACGCCGTCCACGGTGACGACCGGTGCCAGCCCGAGCCGCTCGGCCAGCGCCATCGCGTCGCCCACGTCGTTGATCGGGCCGCACGGCACCCCGGCGTCGGCGAGCAGGGCCGCCCACTCCTCGGCCGGCCGGGCGGCCAAGGCGGTGGTCAACTCCGCGGCCAGCGCGTCCCGGTGCGCGACCCGGCTCGGGTTCGTCGCGAACCGCGGGTCGGTGGCCAGCTCCGACCGGCCCAGGACGCCGGCCAGCGCGGCGAACTGCTTGTCATTGCCCACGGCCAGCGCCAGCGGCCGGTCCGCGGTGTCGAGCACCTCGTACGGCGCGATCGACGGGTGCCGGTTGCCCATGATCCCGGGTACCACCCCCGCCGCCACGTACCCGGACGCCTGGTTGACCAGCGCGGACAGCAGCGAGGACAACAGGTTGACCTCCACCCGCTGCCCCTCGCCGGTGCGCTGCCGGTGCCGCAGCGCGGCCAGGATTCCGATCGTCGCGTGCAGGCCGGTCACAACGTCGACCAGCGCCACCCCGACCTTCGTGGGCTCCCCCGGGCCGGGCCCGGTGACGCTCATCAGCCCGCCGACGGCTTGCACCAGCAGGTCGTACCCTGGCAGCTCCGCCCCGCCCCCGCGACCGAAACCGGTGACCGACGCGTAGACCACGGACGGGTTGAGCGCCGTCACGTCGTCGTACCCCAGTCCCAGCCGCTCCATCGTCCCCGGCGGGAAGTTCTCGATGACGACGTCCGCCCGCGCGGCCAGCCGTCGCGCAGCAGCGCGTCCGTCGGCCGTCTTCAGGTCGAGCGCCACCGACCGCTTGTTGCGGTTGACGCCGAGGAAGTACGTGGCCTCCCCGGACTCCGTCCAGGGCGGCCCCCAGGCCCTGGTGTCGTCGCCGACGCCCGGCCGCTCGACCTTGACCACCTCGGCGCCGAGGTCGGCCAGCAGCATCGTGGCGTAGGGGCCGGCCAACACCCGGCTGAAGTCCGCCACCACGACACCGGCCAGGGACGCATCCGTCATGTCGGATACTGTATCCAATCCGCCCCACCACCAAGGTGGCTACCGCCGCTCCAACTCCCGACGCGACACCGCTCGCTTGGTGACCTCCATGAGCACGCGGATCGCCACCCCGATGAAGACCAGGTCCCCCACCATCTGCGCGGTGACGAGGCCCCTGGCCAGCTGGCTCAACGGGGCGATGTCCCCGAAGCCCACCGTGGCGAAGACCGTCACCGTGAAGTACAGCGAGTCCAGCTTGGTCAGCTCAGTGCCGAAGGAGGCAGGCTGCCCGGACTGGAGCGTGTAGTAGGTGCTCGCGAACAGGGTCACGAACAGCAGCCAGGTCAGGGTGAGCGCCTCGGCCGCCTGCACGACGGGGCGCTCGGACCGCATGATGCGGCGCCCCTGGAACACCACCACCACACCGATGGCGCACAGCCCCACGCCCACCGTGACCCAGCCGGCGGCCCCCGTGTCGCGACCCAGGGGGGCCACGAAGTAGAGGCC includes the following:
- a CDS encoding GntR family transcriptional regulator, yielding MSVHSAEDFQRPPTAQEAVLEALRRAIVTGELAPGQQIRQEALAEAYGVSRVPLREALKILEGEGQVTYEPHRGYFVTELSVTDLIEVYRIRALLESEAVRVGVPRLSEEDVERAAEAVADCEAAAARGDLTAMTAANRRLHFGLVEAARMPRLARLVRVLWDATDTYRSVYYGDGANRDAVNAEHRAVLDAVRRRDVEEVVRLLDAHREHAVDHLRSILPT
- a CDS encoding CoA transferase, giving the protein MTDASLAGVVVADFSRVLAGPYATMLLADLGAEVVKVERPGVGDDTRAWGPPWTESGEATYFLGVNRNKRSVALDLKTADGRAAARRLAARADVVIENFPPGTMERLGLGYDDVTALNPSVVYASVTGFGRGGGAELPGYDLLVQAVGGLMSVTGPGPGEPTKVGVALVDVVTGLHATIGILAALRHRQRTGEGQRVEVNLLSSLLSALVNQASGYVAAGVVPGIMGNRHPSIAPYEVLDTADRPLALAVGNDKQFAALAGVLGRSELATDPRFATNPSRVAHRDALAAELTTALAARPAEEWAALLADAGVPCGPINDVGDAMALAERLGLAPVVTVDGVPTVADPIGLSATPVRYLLPPPALGAHTDEVLREFR
- a CDS encoding potassium channel family protein is translated as MSEGAGKRRAATRLAIQSAARIVLTVVLVLGLYFVAPLGRDTGAAGWVTVGVGLCAIGVVVVFQGRRIMRSERPVVQAAEALTLTWLLFVTLFASTYYTLQSGQPASFGTELTKLDSLYFTVTVFATVGFGDIAPLSQLARGLVTAQMVGDLVFIGVAIRVLMEVTKRAVSRRELERR